ACCGGCTTCATGCCGACTACACGCTGTCCTTGCGCAGCAAAGGCATGCAACAATGCGCCACTGATCAGCGTCTTGCCAACTCCAGTATCGGTGCCTGTTATAAAATAACTCATTTTTATCCCTTAATGTCCAGGTTTCCTGCACTCACGCTAGGGGGTTCGATGCATAGCAGGCTGGTACTGAATGAATCAATCGCCACAGGCATAGGGTCATAATACTTGGTTCCAGCAAGATCTATTAAGGGCTGCAATTCTAATGATGTGGGCAAGAAACTTAACCATCACATTCACCCATAACCAAAGAATAAATGTGGTGTGTCAAGCCCGAAACCGAAATGAAGCTGCCTGAATTGTCATCAGGCGACGTAACGCGTGTTGAATGTTCCCTTGCATAATGCAAAAAGGGACACATTTTGTATGATGGCATTTAGTATTTCTGTATTACTAAGACCTTGTCTCTTTAAATTTTACATAGTATTAATTTATGCACATCGCAACCTGAATAGCTCGCAATGTGCATATTAAGGAAACTTATTTTAGGAATAATTTTCCTCGTACCTATTTATTTCCTAATTTCCTCCACCCTGAACACCCAGGTGACCGCCCGTTCCAAGCCCGCCTTTGACCTCTTGTGCTTTATAAGAACGCACTGCTTTCACCAGATTATTATAGGAATCGGTAAAAGCGGCAACGATAACCTTTCCTTCTGCAGTGTTGGAATAACCTCCACCTGCCCCGCCAAGCGCACTTCCGAATAAGCCGCCCAAGAATCCAAAGTCCATATTGCGTGAACTACCCTCAGCTGCAGCTAGCTGAACGCCAGAACGGTTATCAACCAAGGTCAACATGGTGCTGGACTCTTTAGCAGACATACTGCCGCCCAATAGAGCACCAACGGACCCAAAGAGGCCACCAAGAGCAGCACCCGCGCCTCCGGCATTCGTATTACTGAACGTGATAGAAGGACTCATAGAGAAGTCGGCCGCTACCATTTGCCCTTTTTGGAACTTAGAGTTATTGCGCAATTCTCCCGATTCCGCCAGTGCACGTTCGCCCATCATATTACCCATCGCACGCCCCCGGTCTACAACCACAAAGCAGTTAGACTGTTGAACAAGCATCTTAAGCACGGGAGTAGTGGATCCTAGTTTCATTTGCCCAGTTAAGATGCCATACCATGGGGCGTTGGTATCCTCGACGACTGCCAAGGTACCCAGAGATTCAGCACATTTTTCAAGCTTGCTGTTGGCGTTCTGTGATGTTGCGCCACCGGCAGAGCCAGTGGCGGTCGTTTTCGCTTCCTGAGACCCCATCTTCATGTCAGCACAACCCGCCAGGAAAGCACAACTCGCCATGAAAATAGAAACAACCGTTACCGTGGTTGTACGGCAGAAACCGTTAGAAACATTCTTCATAATTTACCCCCCCCCTTAATTTTTTGTATTATTGAATATTTAAGTAAATACTTTGTTATTACAAATATTTACTCATTATGGATGCAGCTGATAAAACTTTAAAAATTATACTACAGCTTCATAGCTGTACGAGGTACCCTGAATTGACATTGGATTTATATACAGCCTCTTCTAAATAAAACTATGCGCAAGCCGTTATCCATCTCCTATACTCATAATCCACTCATCTCATAAATTTTCGCCACAAATCAATGTAACGATGTAGCGTTAGTGCTAACCATCTGATCAAACCGAGATTTCAGCTTCTGACCTATCGGTTGCCATTGTGCAATGTATTGACTGGGCAGTTCATACCTCAGATAGAAAACCGTCTTTTTTACGGACTTAGATAGCGCCACCTCCGGCGCAGGGCTATAAGAGGTTTCCACTACACAAATTGGAAATGCACTGTGAAAAAAATTCTCATCAGCACACCGGATACGCACCAGTTCGTCAGTAGGGTGATCATGACTAAAGAATATATCTGCCTTAGCGGATGGGTCGTAGTAATGCAACATTCCGGGCAATTTCGGCAAATCGGGTTGCCGCTGTAATCTCTCGAAAAAATATTTGAAGTAATAATCCCACGGTCTCATATGCGCAATAGAGGCGTGCATGTTTTGTCGCCATGCTAATTTTTCAAATTGCGCTAGATTCTCATCACTTACCGGAGAAAGCCCCGGCAATATGGCATCGATTTTGATGAAATCTACAATTGGCCTTTTCTTACCTTCAATCTGCCCTCGCGGCACACTTCTCCAGCCGTGTAATTGCGGGTTGTATCCATTAAAACTATATATAAGCGGTACATCAAAATTAACGCCATCCATACTTACGCGAATACTGATTTTTTTAGCCTCTTCCAGGCTGATAACCTTCCGTTGGGGAATAGCCGATTGCTTTGTCGTCCCTCGATAAAAGATAGTCTCCGCCCATACTGGCAAATGTTGCCATGTCACCGCAGTAATCACAGCAACGGTTAAACTTCCCCACAGCCACGGATTTTTGCCACGCATTCTTGCCGCTTTGGCCGCAAAGAAACCCACCAAAATAATACTTAATATAATAGGAAATAATCCAATTTTGAACACCATTATTATTTCGCCTGGCAAATTTTCAGATAACTATTCCACATGATTAATGCGGTGCTAACTTGCGCGCTGTTTTTACGTATCCGAGTTGAACGCCGAGTTAGCGCGTTCACACCGATAAGCAAAAAATGCTAAGCCAAGTGCATAACTTGCAGCCAAACCTATCATTATTACCCCACCCCATAAGGAAATCGGCAGGAGATACGAAGCGTCACTTCCATCAGTGGCAATGAGGTAGACCCACTCGTCGAGAGCCATACTCAGCCCTGCTCCGAACGCTATAGCCGCTACATCCAGTTTTCGACTATTACCATGAAACAGGACAAGAGGTAAACCCGCGAATGTAATTAACAGCAAACCAATAAAAAGGTGGTGGATATTGTATGTACCAATATCCAGATTGCTACCCGGAGAGAAGTACAAATATACTCGCAACACTATAAAAGTCAGGAGCAGCGCCACAACCACCCACATAACCCGTCTGTAATTCAAACTCACTGGGATGACTCCTCTAAGTTTGCGCATTAGTGTCAAAAATCACTGAATGTCGCAGCCGCTCCGATAAATTGCCTTAATTAGGCAACTTCTTACTCCGGTACATAACATATTACCTCGATATTGTGGCTATCCGAATTGGGGGAAAAGCGTAATCCACTAAACCGTCCTCATGTCTTCTGCCCGAATGTAGGTGAAGAAGTATATCGAAGACACTTTCCTCCAAAAGAAGCAGCTTATATATTTGTTGTGGCATGACACGTTTCTCTCACTGCGTACATGCAAATTTACATGTACATCGTAAGACCAGGAGCAGGAAAAATTTTAATGCGCCGCATACTTTAAAGATTTTATAAATCAAAAATAAGCAATTTGCTTATTCACTTTTCTGGGTGCCACTCTACTATTTGACCCTCACCGGGATATTTAACTACTAGCAAACTGTCGGAGCCGGGAATGCTGGCATTAGTTTGCGACCACCACTTGCGAATTTCGCTTTATCTGTGCGAGATAACTTGAACCTGGCTTCTTTAGATATTACTTGGATGTTGATCGTCAAGGATAAGAAATCATCATGACAATACAGACAGTGGCATTTCAATTCATTACCGGCCTTAAACGGTCGATATTTCGCAACGCCCGCTTGCGCGGCAGCTGGGACGAGAGCGGCCGATATGCGGATGACTGGACGGAATCTCCGATGCAGGAGGAAATCGGCGTGGATGGCTGCCCAATCTTTACGGCCTCGATCTCACTTCAGCTTGCTGATCACGATATTACCTTCAAGTGGGGAGTGATCCTCGACGGACCTCAGGGCGCTAACTTTTGGAGCATTCCGACTGAGGTGCAGGATATTAATTCCGTTGCGCGCTATCGCCAGTTTCGGCTCAACCGCGAGGCGACCCTACCCCAGATCGAACGCTATTACTTCACTTACAACCGTCACTTGGGAGCCAACAAACACTTCGCCGCTGGAAGCACCACACCCGGTCTACGTTTTGCCATTTGGGCTCCCAATGCCAAAAATGTGGAAGTGGTCTTTGGAAATCCGGCCAGCGGCTACATAGCCAACGATAATACCGGAGTGAACCAAGTACTGCCCATGATCACCCTTTCTCGCCTGGCTGATGGCATCTGGGAAGGTGGACCGCAGGGGGATTTTGAAATGTTCAAAAGCCTGCCTTACATGTATCGCATCCTGAACGCACAAGGGCAGCACGTCTATCGCACCGATATATTTTCCCGCAGCCAGATCGGCAGGGGCAATATAAATCCTATCAAGACTGCTTGGCCGGGGACGGTTGAAACTCTGGATGGGTCTGTGAGTTGCAGCGTTGTCATTGATGCCGATGTTGTGCGCCGAGATTTTGCATCCACGCCTCGCGGAATGAAACTGGACACCATTCCCTCGGAGGAATTCTGGACAAGAGAATCTACGTCCGGCCTGCCGGTACCTTCGCACCTCGAAGACTTGGTTATTTACGAATTACATGTCGGATCATTGGGGTTCGGAAAGCCCGACCCCGGTGATTTGAGTGACGCGCTGCAATTCCTGGACCATCTCGTTGAACTCGGTGTGAATGCCATCGAACTGCTGCCCATGGCAGAGTTTTCAGGCAATGCCGCCTGGGGCTATGGCGACAGCCACCACTTCTGTATCGAATCCAGCGCTGGAGGCCGCGACAAGTACCGTCATTTCGTGCGCGAGTGTCACCGGCGTGGCATCGCAGTCATCCAGGACGTGGTCTACAACCATTATGACAACGAAGCGGAACGTGCTCAGTGGCAATATGATTCAACCAAGCCCGAAGAAAATATTTATTACTGGTATGAAGGGCGCGCTTCTGACTACAAAAAAAATGATGGCAGCCCATTTCCGGAGGGCGGCTATCTCGATAACGGCTCTACCGGCTTCACCCCGCGTTTTTCGGAAGAAGTTGTACGCCAGCAGTTCATCAGCAGTGCCGCCTTTCTGATTGAAGAAATGCACGTCGATGGGCTGCGCGTGGATCTGACCCAGGCGATTCACCGCGACAACGCGCTTCATGCCGATGGGCGGTTGATGGGCAACGCCAACATCTTCGGGCAGAAATTTCTGCGGGAGTGGAGCCGCACCCTGCGCATGATCAAGCCTACGGTGATGCTGATTGCGGAAGATCATACCGGATGGGACGCGGTGACGAAACCAGCGGCGCAAGGAGGGCTGGGCTTCAACGCAAAGTGGGAATTGGCGTTCTATCACCAGTTGATCGGCGACTCCGACATGGCTGGGAATCGGGCACGCCTATTGAAACAGGCTGGATTCGGCGGCAACGAGCCATTACAGATGGACTGGTTCGCCAGCGCCCTTTACAACAGCCGTTTTGACCAGGTCGTGTTCCACGAATCTCACGACGAAGCCGGCAATGCCGGTAGCACGGCACGGACCCTGGTAACGGCTGTCAATGGTGCGCCTGTCATTGGTGCCACGCGCCGCACGGCGGAGGCACGCTCGCGTGTATGTTTCGGCCTATCCCTGCTTTCGGCGGGCACTCCCATGTTCTTCATGGGCGAGGAGATCGGGGCACAGAAACGCTATACGTTCGATCACTTTCTGTTGAACCGCGAAAATATCATTGGCGAACGGATTGGTAACGGCAAGGCGATGTTTCACTTTTATCAGGATCTAATAAGTCTCAGTCGCCGACTGCGCTCGATCCGCAGCCAGGACATTGACATCCTCCACCTGTCGAATTCCAATCGAGTGATCGCTTTCAAGCGATGGCGCGGGGATGAGGAAGTCATTATCGTCGCCAGCTTCAACAATACCGCCTTCGCCGATGGCTACGTCATCGAGAAGGACTTGCTAGCCATTCCTAATGCCGGATGGAAGGAAATATTCAATAGTGACGCTGCCATCTATGGTGGCCAAAACAGGGGTAATGGCGGTGCCACTCTCCCCTCCAATCAAGGTCGTCTCAGTGTTACTGTCCCTGCCAATAGTTTCGTGGTGCTCGTGAAACAATGAATATCCATAGAATGAACCAGCTTGTTCTTGAGCGTGCCCCAGCCTCATAGCTTAAATGGCGTTTGAATAATATGCGCACCATCCCTTGTCACTCTGGACTTTGGTTTCCACGCATGACCATAGATCACCTCAAAAGTCGCAGGCAGCTTACCGTTTTGCCGGAATCGTTCGTAATTCTCCTGTAGCGCCAGCCATGCAGCCTTGCCCATCATGCCTTGTCCCCGTCCAACTGTGGCATTGTGCGCGCCTATGCTGCGCAAATCCTGCATCACCGCTTTCACATTGTCGTAAGTTAGCGTAATAATTTCCATGTCCATCACGGGCGCGGCAAAACCGCTGGCCTTCAGCATGTCGCCGATGTCGTGCATATCCGCAAAACGATTAACATGCCTGTGCTCATCCACGCCATGGAAAGCGCTGCGTAGTTCCTTGAGCGTATCCGGGCCGAAGGTACTGAACATCACCAAGCCTTCCACTTTCAATACGCGGTGTAACTCGCTGAAGGTGGCGGGCAGATCGTTGCACCATTGCAAGGTCAGATTCGACCATACTAGCTCAATGCTGTTGGCTGCTAACGGCAAGGCTTCGGCATCGGCGCATACATAACTGTGCTTGCCACTGTCAAATAATTTGCGCCACCAGCTTAACCTGCTGCGCGATACATTGAGCATACTGATTGCCATGTCGAGCGCTAACAGTTGCGCCGCCGGGTAGCGCTGCGACAGCTGACGCGTGCCCCAGCCAGTGCCACTGCCCACATCCAGCACAAACGCTGGCTTCTGTTTTATATAATCCAGTCGTTCCAGCATGCGGCTGCACACCTCACGCTGCAATACTGCAGCAGTATCATATCCATTGGCCGCGCGATTGAAAGCCATCCGCACTTGGCGTTTGTCAATCTGAAAATCATCCATTTAGAAACGCCTCGATCCGTTGCACAAAAATATCCGGGTGAGATAAAAACGGCGCATGTGACGCGCCCTTTATATTAAACAACTGCGCATTGGGCAATTGCTGTTCGAGATAGCGTGATGCTGCGGGTAAAGCCAACACATCGCGCTCGCCCGCAATGACCAAAGTAGCTTGAGTAATTTGCGGCAACACCGCACGCAGATCGGTATTGCGCAATATTTCCAAGCCCCCGCGCAATGCGGCAATATTCGGTTCTCCACGACTAAACAGGCGGGCACGCAAATCCGTCAACAACTCGCGTTCGTGTTCGCTGCCGCGCACCTGCAAGGCAATAAATCGCTTCAACGTCAGCGCATGATTTTCCAGCAACGCAACAGAAAATTCATGCAAGGTATTCGCCGCCATTGCACATTCCCAGTCGCTACGCTGCACAAAGCTAGGCGTGGTAGCAACCAGCACGAGCTTGTCGATCTGGTGCGACGCATGGAGCGCCCAGCGCAACGCAATCTGTCCACCGAGCGACCAGCCACACAGCGCCAGCGGCTCATCGCCATGTTCAGCATACCAATACTCAGATAGCCGTTGTACCAACCCATCTAAATCATATTGCGCAATGATCGAGCTGGCACCGTATCCCGGCAAGTCCACGCAGTGCACGCGGAAGTGTTGCGCAAGGTGTGTCACCACATTGCCCCATATGCCACAGTGCATACCCCAACCGTGTATCAGTAACAGCGGTGCTCCGGCACCGCGACTTTCAATGTGCAAGCTCATGCAAGGCTGAAATCAATTGCGCCACATCCTGCTCGCTATGCGCCGCTGATAGCGAAATACGTAATCGCGCTGTTCCCTGCGGAACGGTTGGCGGGCGGATGGCTGGTATCCAGATGCCACGTATGCGCAGACCTTCGCTCAGGGCTACCGTAACATTATTGTTGCCGACCAGCAGCGGTTGAATCGGAGTATCAGAGTCCATCAGCACCCACGGGAGTCCGATCAAACCCACACGCAACTGCGCGATTAATTTCCATAATTGTGTGCGCCGCCACTCCGCATTCTGCAATAAGCGCAAACTGGCCAACAACGCGCAGGACAGCACAGGTGGACTGGCTGTTGTGTAGATGTAGCTGCGCGCATTCTGTACCAGCGTATCAATCACCACCTGTTCCGCTGCAATGAAGGCGCCGGATACGCCCGCCGCCTTGCCCAGTGTCGCCATATAGATGATGCGCGACGAGGCGAGGCCAGATGAATCTCTAGGGTGAAATAATGAGCCGCGCCCCTGTTCACCCAATATGCCAAAGCCATGCGCATCATCCACCAGTAACCAGGCATCATATTGTTCACACAATGCCAGCAGTTCCGGCAACGGCGCAAGGTCGCCATCCATGCTGAATACCGCATCGGTAATAACAAGTTTGCGACCACTGTTTGGCTGCCCCAATAATTGCGCAAGATGTGCCATGTCGTTGTGGCGATAGCGGTGTATCTGCGCACGTGACAACAACATTGCGTCATTGAGTGATGCGTGATTCAGCTTGTCGGCAAAGATTCTATCGCTCCTGCCGACCAGCGCTTGTACCGCTCCGAGATTAGCCAAATAACCGGAGGAAAATAATAGTGCTGCGGGCTTGCCGACGAATGCAGCAAGTGCTTGCTCCAGTTCGTCGTGTGCGCTGAAATGACCACTGACCAGATGGGATGCTCCCGCACCCAATCCGTACTGTTGCGTACCCGCCTGCAAAGCGGCAAGCAACTGCGGGTGATTAGCCAAACCGAGGTAGTCGTTGCTGGAAAAAGACAGAAGCGGTTTGCCATTTACCTTGACGCGTGTGCCTTGCGCACTTTGCAACTCGTAGCGATGGCGTAGAAGTCCTTGGGCTGCGCGGGTGTCGAGTTCGTCCTGCAGCACTTCAAAAGGCATTAAAATTTTCCATCACTGGCAAAGTGCTTTGTTCAACATGCTCTACTTTGTTGCCGCAAGCGGATACATACCCAATTTATCGAGTAGAACGCGGTCGCGCTCCACCTCTGGATTGCCGGTAGTCAGCAGCTGGTCGCCATAAAATATTGAATTGGCGCCCGCGAGAAAACATAAAGCCTGTACCGCTTCGCTCATTTGTTGTCGCCCGGCAGACAATCGCACGCGCGCCGTGGGCATGGTGATGCGCGCCACCGCAATGGTACGTACGAAATCCAGCGGATCTAGCGCTTTGATGTCGGCCAGCGGCGTGCCTTCTACCTGTACCAGCAGATTGATGGGTACGCTTTCAGGGTAGGGATCAAGGTTGGCCAGTTGCGCGACCAGGCCGGCGCGTTGATTAAGGCTTTCGCCCAGGCCCACGATACCGCCACAGCATACATTCAAATCCGCATTGCGAACCCGCTCCAGCGTGTCTAGCCTGTCCTGATAATCACGAGTGGTAATAATTTCGTCGTAAAACTCAGGCGCGGTGTCCAGATTATGATTGTAGTAATCCAGCCCGGCGTCTTTTAACTGCTCGGCCTGGCCGTCTTTCAACATGCCCAGCGTGGCGCAGGTTTCCATTCCCAGCGCTTTGACTTCGCGCACCATTGTCAGCACCGATTCCAGATCCCGCTGCTTGGGGCCACGCCAAGCAGCGCCCATGCAAAAGCGGGTCGCACCAGCGGATTTGGCAACGCGGGCAGCTTCCAGCACGTCGTCAAGTTCCATTAATGCCTGGTTTTTCACGCTGGTATCATAGCGTGCCGCTTGCGGACAATAGCCGCAGTCTTCTGGACAGCCGCCTGTTTTAATGGACAGCAAAGTGGACAACTGTACCGCGTTGGGATCGAAATGCTCACGATGAACCTGTTGTGCGCGATAGAGCAAATCGGCAAACGGCAACCTGAATAGTTCCTCTACTTGGGCGAGGCTCCAGCACTGCGCCTTGGTTGATGGTTGAGCGAGTGCAGAGGGTTTGGAGGGGCGGGTAAGTTGTACGGTGTGGGTCGTCATAGCTTGCAGTCTAATGAATTACAATGATTCGGCATCATCCGTGAAAGGGCACGACCTTGTCAATTTTGACTCGTCATTTTTTGAACATCCGCACAAAATTGTGGCAAGCCCTGCCCGCGCAACCCTGTTTTCTGTGCGGCACAGCCAGCCGCAATGGGGTATGGTGCGCCGCATGTGATGCTGATTTACCCTATTTGACTGCGGCATGTTGCCCGTTGTGTGCCCTGCCTACGCATGATGGCGCTACCTGTGGCCATTGCTTGCAACGAGCGCCGCATTTCGACCGCACAGTGGCCGTGTTCGCCTACGCTTTCCCGCTCAACAAACTAGTACAGGCGTTGAAACATAATGAAAAACTGATGCTGGCAAACAGTCTTGCGGACAAACTGATACAGCGTATTACGGCACATCCTGATTACCTTGTTGCAATGCCATTACATCCGGTGCGTTTACGTGCTCGCGGTTTCAATCAGTCATTTGAGCTGGCGCGGCATATTGGGCGGCAGATGGATATTCCAGTTCTGTTGAATGCCTGCCAGCGCAAGCGCGATACACCGCCACAAACGGCGTTATCACGAAAAGAAAGAGATAAAAACGTGCGTCAGGCATTCATTTGCACGCAGGATTTTTCTGGCAAACATGTCGCCATCGTGGATGATGTAATGACTAGCGGTGCATCGCTGGACGAAGTGGCGCAAACCTTACGCAAAACAGGCGCGCGTGAAATCAGTGCCTGGGTCATTGCGCGGACATTACCGCATTCTGCTTCGTAAACTTATTTCCACACCACTTTGTCACATGTGTTCTAGCCCGTATCAGCCAATACCACAATCATTGCAAGCGAAAGTGAGATGCGCATCTATTCACAACAGAGGCTCCCAAAATGTTTAATGTGATCCTCTTCCAGCCCGAGATTCCGCCTAATACCGGGAACGTCATTCGCCTGTGCGCCAACACCGGGGCGCAACTACATTTGATTCGGCCACTCGGATTTTCGCTGGATGATAAACAGTTGCGGCGCGCCGGACTGGATTATCACGAATACGCCGATCTGCGTGTACACGACGACCTCGCAGCCTGCCGACAAACCCTGCCGGGTGCGCGTCTGTTTGCATTCACGACCAAGGGCAAGCAGCCTTATCACGAAATATCTTATCAGGCGGGTGATGCATTGCTGTTCGGGCCAGAGACGCGTGGCTTGCCTGCGGATATATTGGCTTCGTTATCACCGGAACAGTGCCTGCGCTTACCTATGTTACCGAATAATCGCAGCCTGAATTTATCCAACACAGTCGCGATAGCGGTGTTTGAAGCATGGCGTCAATGCGGGTTTGCGGGGGTTGATAGATCGTTCCGTTAAAATAATTACAGCATGAACAAATGGAACAAATAAATGTGGTAAATGGGGTCTAACCATCTGCGAAGTGCAACAGAGTTTGTTGGAATGTTAGAACTGTCCCTATGCGTTCTGAAGAATTGCGCGAATGACCCATGTCATATTCTCGACGACCACCCAACCTATAAGGAGCAGCCCAATACCTAAAAATATGACACAAGCAACCCTAGCCAGCTTATGAAGCTCTGACGCATTTTCGTAAATAGCCCAAAACAATTTTTGGAGGTTATCTTCATCTTGTGCTTCGTTGTTCATCTCAATGCCCATCTGCTCCATTAATTGATGAAGTTCAACATTGAATTGAGTTTGGCTAGAGTATTTTTTAAGCTGATTGATTCCTTTTCCTTCTGCTTTAAAATGTGAATAGTTGGCGTGGTCTTTAATAATGGATGGACAAAAGACTTGGTAAATCACATTGGCAATTACTATGCACAAGGCTGAAAAATAGAACACTTGCCAAGTGAAGGGCAGTGCAAGGCTCACAGTAAATTTGTACGAAAATAGTTCAATTGTGGCGGTGTTTCGAATGTGCTCAAAAAACTTTGCGAAAACGGGAACGATCAAAAGCCAAAGATACATCGATTGGAAAATCTTCAAGTCCTGCGTTTTTTTCAAACTGAACCAGTAAAGCATAAATATCCCTTTTCACGCATAACATCCCGCTTGAGAACAGAATTATGCATTGCTCTTTCCGGAAAATCCCCGCCTCACCCATACTAACGAGCACCCAATAGCGAGCAAGCAAACGATTGGAAGCAGTGCAATCATGGCATACCTCGCGATTATTTTTTCTGCATATTTTTCGATGTGCTCTTCGTATGGAGCAGTAATTACTTTATCTGCGAAATTTCGCGGACTCTTTTCGATGAATGGTATCAATTTGTTAGCGATATGCTCCTTGATTTCTGTATCGGATTGGGCCTCTGAGAAAATAACCTGGACATTCGCCACACCTTCCTTTGCGACATCGAAAGTTTTCTTCGTGTAGAACGAAGATATGTCCCCGTAGGCGAAGTACCCGACAAACGCCAACCAGCAAACTGACAGCACGATCCACAACCTTAACCAGCCATTGAGTTTCATCGCATTCGGCTCCGTAATGCATAATGTCTGAATTCAGCGGCCTGCGCGGCTTTTCGCGCAGGTCCGGTGGAATGATGGGTTGGGCCACCGAGCATAGCCGTACCACTCTTAAGAGCTAAGCGCGGGTGAATTGCATTACCCATTTGTGCTATTGGGCGACCCAGAGCGAAAAATGACTGCTAGCGTTATTGATTCGGCGATGACCTTTTTCTCCTTCTCCACATCCCAAACAACATCGCCCTGGCCTGGGCCATAGGTCACGCCGCTTTGACCGGCTTGAAGCGCCGCAAAATTGGTATTGAATGTAAGGTAGACAGATCCCTGTTCTGGGTTTGTATTCAGCAAGAACCGAAAAGTAGCTTCAGGCAAATATGCAAAAACTGAAAACGTGTGCGATTCATCGGAATCTTCTGCGTAGAAAATTGTGTTTAGCACTTCCTTTTCATCGGCGTAGTGATGTTCATGAAATGTCGCATCGCCTACTCTTAGGGCGCCTTTACCTTTAATCTGAATATTACATGTCGATATTGCTTCGGCATTGAACATCAACCTGCTCCTTTGTGATGAACAATCGCCGGAAGCTGAGTAAAAAAACTGTTTCCCTGTGAGTTCGAATACAAATTTCGGCACAATCGATCCCCTAATTAATAATTGCAAAAAATATCCCGGCGAGCCTCTCCAGTCCAGTAGGGTGGGCACGTCTTTGTGCCCACGCAGGCAGCGTTAATCATACCCCAGGACCGCACTTTCCATCGCAACAGCCCAGTCATGCGCATATACCCCATCACGCACATAGCGGTGAAATGTCGAATGAGGCCAATCAACCGCACGTTGTACATGCCCGTTTTTAACCGGGTTGAAATGAATGTAATCGACATGGCGGGTAAAATCATTTTCATCACGAATTTGGTGTTCCCAGAATCGCCGTTGCCAGATAGTCGATTCGCGATGTTTGAGTCAAGTAGTCAAGTAGGGTGGGCACGTCTTTGTGCCCACGCGGGCAGCGTTAATCATACCCCAGCACCGCACTTCCAATCGTAACAGCCCAATCATGCGCATACACCCCATCACGCACATAGCGGTGAAATGTCGAATGAGGCCAATCAACCGCACGTTGTACATGCCCGTGTTTAACCGGGTTGAAATGAATGTAATCGACATGGCGGGCAAAATCATTTTCATCACGAATTTGGTGTTCCCAAAATCGCCGTTGCCAGATAGTCGATTCGCGATGTTTGAGTTTTGATGCAGTCACCCAGTCGGCACGACGATAATCTTCTCTGCAGGCCAAAGAAACCGCTCGCTTGATCATCATCCAACGGGTGGGAAAATCGGCATCACCGTCAGGTAATGTCCACACACAATGTAAATGGTCAGGCAACAATACCCATGCATCAATGACAAAAGGACGC
This genomic interval from Candidatus Nitrotoga sp. AM1P contains the following:
- the trmL gene encoding tRNA (uridine(34)/cytosine(34)/5-carboxymethylaminomethyluridine(34)-2'-O)-methyltransferase TrmL, with the translated sequence MFNVILFQPEIPPNTGNVIRLCANTGAQLHLIRPLGFSLDDKQLRRAGLDYHEYADLRVHDDLAACRQTLPGARLFAFTTKGKQPYHEISYQAGDALLFGPETRGLPADILASLSPEQCLRLPMLPNNRSLNLSNTVAIAVFEAWRQCGFAGVDRSFR
- a CDS encoding REP-associated tyrosine transposase, coding for MSRYRRATAAGSSYFFTVVAYRRQSILCGEAIRNALRAAIETVRLARPFVIDAWVLLPDHLHCVWTLPDGDADFPTRWMMIKRAVSLACREDYRRADWVTASKLKHRESTIWQRRFWEHQIRDENDFARHVDYIHFNPVKHGHVQRAVDWPHSTFHRYVRDGVYAHDWAVTIGSAVLGYD
- the bioB gene encoding biotin synthase BioB, which produces MTTHTVQLTRPSKPSALAQPSTKAQCWSLAQVEELFRLPFADLLYRAQQVHREHFDPNAVQLSTLLSIKTGGCPEDCGYCPQAARYDTSVKNQALMELDDVLEAARVAKSAGATRFCMGAAWRGPKQRDLESVLTMVREVKALGMETCATLGMLKDGQAEQLKDAGLDYYNHNLDTAPEFYDEIITTRDYQDRLDTLERVRNADLNVCCGGIVGLGESLNQRAGLVAQLANLDPYPESVPINLLVQVEGTPLADIKALDPLDFVRTIAVARITMPTARVRLSAGRQQMSEAVQALCFLAGANSIFYGDQLLTTGNPEVERDRVLLDKLGMYPLAATK
- a CDS encoding ComF family protein, with product MSILTRHFLNIRTKLWQALPAQPCFLCGTASRNGVWCAACDADLPYLTAACCPLCALPTHDGATCGHCLQRAPHFDRTVAVFAYAFPLNKLVQALKHNEKLMLANSLADKLIQRITAHPDYLVAMPLHPVRLRARGFNQSFELARHIGRQMDIPVLLNACQRKRDTPPQTALSRKERDKNVRQAFICTQDFSGKHVAIVDDVMTSGASLDEVAQTLRKTGAREISAWVIARTLPHSAS